The window ACCCTGCGGGTGTTCGGGCGACCCGTTCCGCCGTAGTATGCTGAAAGAGAAGGAGAGTGGGCGAGGCGGTCTAAGTCCGGGCACCCGCGGAATCTCGGGGAATGAAACTCTACGTGAGCACACAAAAACACACATGGAGAAGACCCCGTTGCGGACCCCTCATTTTTCCATCAGGCCCTTCACGATTTCAACGACCTCGCTCAGCTTTGAAACCACGAAGTCGCAGTTGCCCCACAGTTCTCTCTTTGCCCCATTCGGGTCGAGGAGGACGCTGGACATTCCAACGTTTTTCGCCCCAACACAGTCTTTGGCGGGGTTGTCGCCGACGTAGAGGGCTTCGCCCGCTTCAACGTCGGCCCTTTCAAGCGCGAGCCTGAAGGGCCCCTCGTGGGGCTTGTAGAAGCCGGCATCCTCGCTGGTTGTTATGGAGTCGAATAGGTCGTAGATTCCGAGGGCCTTAAGGTGGGCCTCGATGTAGTCGTTGTCTGAGTCTGTTATGATTCCGACGTGGAGGCCGAGGTCTTTGAGAGCCTTAATCGTTTCAACTGCATCGGGGAAGAGCTCTCCGAAGCGCTCGTGCATGGCGATGCTTATCTCCCAGAAGTCGTCGGGAGCCGAAAAGCCGTAGTGCTCGGCCACCTTCCGCATGGCCTCGGTATCAACGTCCCGGATTTTGACGTAGGGCTTGCCGGCGAGCTCCTTGAACATGGCGG is drawn from Thermococcus celericrescens and contains these coding sequences:
- a CDS encoding TIGR02253 family HAD-type hydrolase, which translates into the protein MLRAVFFDFVGTLITKEGENVTHQNIMREVLRKAGREDLDYVRLWEEYEAESSAMFKELAGKPYVKIRDVDTEAMRKVAEHYGFSAPDDFWEISIAMHERFGELFPDAVETIKALKDLGLHVGIITDSDNDYIEAHLKALGIYDLFDSITTSEDAGFYKPHEGPFRLALERADVEAGEALYVGDNPAKDCVGAKNVGMSSVLLDPNGAKRELWGNCDFVVSKLSEVVEIVKGLMEK